From Epinephelus lanceolatus isolate andai-2023 chromosome 2, ASM4190304v1, whole genome shotgun sequence, one genomic window encodes:
- the LOC117255162 gene encoding uncharacterized protein LOC117255162 — MNTVEKKLADLIREHPNLYDQTRRDYKDNLKGHLSWRDIADNMGKSEEEVKLKWKNLRDKFCKAKKRMAKRNFPQLTDEENPVERPVPVLYNQLAWLSAYVKPRVDTSTGETDEVAGSGDDIEKERDKDEKEQHCPMPVVSTSYSLVESCSNNHQEMGVSHKRRRQTTTDTEISSADGLTNLRDEDELFLLSLLPSLKRLTIKKRMEVRMKFQQVLYAAEFED, encoded by the exons atgaacactgtGGAGAAGAAGCTGGCGGATTTAATCCGTGAACACCCGAATCTGTACGACCAGACACGGCGTGACTACAAAGACAACCTGAAGGGGCATCTGTCGTGGAGGGACATCGCAGACAACATGGGGAAGtcggaggaggaggtgaagctCAAGTGGAAAAACCTACGTGACAAGTTCTGTAAGGCGAAGAAGCGAATGGCCAAGAGAAACTTCCCTCAGCTAACAGACGAGGAGAACCCGGTGGAGAGGCCCGTCCCGGTGCTGTACAACCAGCTGGCCTGGCTCAGCGCATATGTCAAACCCAGGGTCGACACTAGCACAGGGGAGACCGACGAG GTAGCTGGAAGCGGTGATGACATAGAGAAAGAGCGAGATAAAGACGAGAAGGAGCAGCACTGTCCCATGCCTGTCGTTAGTACGAGCTATTCTCTCGTGGAGTCCTGTTCAAACAACCATCAGGAGATGGGAGTCTCTCATAAACGCAGAAGGCAAACCACCACGGACACTGAGATAAGCTCTGCAGATGGGCTCACCAACCTCAGAGATGAAGATGAACTGTTTCTGCTCAGCCTTCTGCCTTCACTGAAGAGACTGACCATTAAAAAAAGGATGGAGGTACGGATGAAATTCCAGCAAGTGCTCTACGCTGCAGAGTTTGAGGACTAA